From a single Bacillus pumilus genomic region:
- the asnB gene encoding asparagine synthase (glutamine-hydrolyzing), giving the protein MCGFVGVFNHRPLSETTEQEDLIKQMNRLIVHRGPDDEGYFHDEHVGFGFRRLSIIDVEHGKQPLSYEDEKYWIIFNGEIYNYVELKEELVKKGYTFSTDSDTEVLLATYRHYKEEAASKLRGMFAFLIWDKEAQQLYGARDPFGIKPLYFTQMDEQVYFASERKSLMAVNENILFDETSLQQYMSFQFVPEPNTLDQKVHKVEPGHQFTLRPGQEIEFKTYWKVQFKPEQTQEQKLIEEVRDAIYDSVKVHMRSDVPVGSFLSGGIDSSFIVSVAKELHPELKTFSVGFQQDGFSEVDVAKETADKLGLENFSAVISPEEYMNELPKIVWHLDDPLADPAAIPLYFVAKEAKKQVTVVLSGEGADELFGGYNIYREPLSLKPFESVPSMLKKLLLRLTRLMPEGMKGKSFIVRGCTPLEERYIGNAKIFEEPVKKNLLKHYDPSITYRDVTKTYFEESAGYSDINKMQYVDIHTWMRGDILLKADKMTMANSLELRVPFLDKVVFEAASKIPEELKTKDGTTKYLLRKAAEGIVPDHVLMRKKLGFPVPIRHWLKNEMNAWAKDIIKNSQTDEYINKEYVLDLLNEHCAGKADHSRKIWTVLIFMIWHSIYVERSIDPEQLNHQPKEVIFS; this is encoded by the coding sequence ATGTGTGGGTTTGTTGGTGTATTTAATCACCGTCCATTGTCCGAAACTACTGAGCAGGAAGATTTAATTAAACAAATGAATCGTCTCATCGTTCATCGTGGTCCGGATGATGAGGGTTACTTTCATGATGAGCATGTAGGATTTGGATTTAGACGTTTAAGTATTATAGATGTTGAGCACGGAAAGCAGCCGCTTTCTTATGAAGATGAAAAGTACTGGATTATTTTTAACGGAGAAATTTATAACTATGTGGAGCTGAAGGAAGAGCTTGTGAAAAAGGGGTATACGTTCAGCACAGATTCTGATACGGAAGTACTACTTGCTACATACCGTCATTATAAAGAAGAAGCGGCATCTAAGCTTCGCGGCATGTTTGCCTTTTTAATTTGGGATAAAGAAGCGCAGCAATTATATGGCGCAAGAGATCCTTTTGGCATCAAACCGCTTTATTTTACACAAATGGATGAGCAAGTATACTTTGCGTCTGAACGCAAAAGCTTGATGGCTGTGAATGAAAACATTTTATTTGATGAGACTTCATTGCAACAATACATGTCGTTCCAGTTCGTTCCTGAGCCAAATACACTTGATCAAAAGGTGCACAAAGTAGAGCCAGGTCATCAGTTTACTTTACGCCCAGGACAGGAAATCGAATTTAAGACTTACTGGAAGGTGCAATTCAAGCCTGAGCAAACACAAGAACAGAAGTTAATTGAAGAAGTGCGCGATGCAATTTATGATTCCGTGAAAGTCCACATGAGAAGTGATGTACCTGTTGGTTCATTCCTATCAGGTGGTATTGATTCATCTTTCATCGTGTCTGTCGCAAAGGAATTACACCCTGAGCTGAAGACGTTCTCTGTCGGCTTCCAGCAGGATGGCTTTAGTGAAGTCGATGTAGCGAAGGAAACAGCTGATAAGCTCGGCTTAGAAAACTTTAGTGCCGTCATTTCTCCTGAGGAGTATATGAACGAGCTTCCGAAGATTGTCTGGCATTTAGACGATCCTTTAGCTGATCCAGCGGCAATTCCATTGTATTTCGTGGCGAAAGAAGCGAAGAAACAAGTGACAGTTGTTCTTTCAGGTGAGGGAGCAGACGAGCTGTTCGGCGGTTATAATATTTACCGTGAACCTCTTTCTCTTAAACCATTTGAATCTGTTCCATCTATGCTGAAAAAGCTTCTTCTTCGTCTGACGCGTTTAATGCCAGAAGGAATGAAAGGGAAAAGCTTTATCGTTCGCGGCTGTACGCCATTAGAGGAACGTTATATCGGAAATGCGAAAATCTTTGAAGAGCCAGTGAAGAAAAACCTCTTAAAGCATTATGATCCGAGCATCACGTATCGTGACGTGACGAAGACATATTTTGAGGAAAGTGCAGGCTACAGTGATATTAACAAAATGCAGTATGTTGATATTCATACGTGGATGCGCGGAGACATCTTACTGAAAGCAGATAAGATGACGATGGCGAATTCTCTTGAGCTTCGTGTTCCATTCCTTGATAAGGTCGTTTTCGAAGCCGCTTCTAAAATTCCAGAAGAGCTGAAAACAAAAGACGGTACAACGAAATATTTATTGCGTAAAGCAGCTGAAGGCATTGTGCCTGACCATGTGTTAATGCGCAAAAAGCTCGGTTTCCCTGTGCCAATTCGTCATTGGCTGAAAAATGAGATGAACGCTTGGGCGAAAGACATCATCAAAAACAGTCAAACAGATGAATACATTAACAAAGAGTATGTGCTTGATTTATTAAATGAACATTGTGCTGGTAAAGCAGATCATAGCCGTAAGATTTGGACTGTCCTCATCTTTATGATTTGGCACAGCATTTATGTGGAGCGCAGCATTGATCCAGAGCAGTTAAATCATCAACCGAAAGAAGTCATCTTTAGTTAA
- the metK gene encoding methionine adenosyltransferase, translating into MSQNRRLFTSESVTEGHPDKICDQISDSILDEILKKDPNARVACETSVTTGLVLVSGEITTSTYVDIPKTVRDTIKEIGYTRAKYGFDAETCAVLTSIDEQSADIAQGVDKALEAREGTMTEEEIDAIGAGDQGLMFGFANNETEELMPLPISLAHKLSRRLTEVRKNETLAYLRPDGKTQVTVEYDEQNKPVRIDTVVISTQHAPEVTLEQIQSDLKEHVIRPVVPSELIDEDTKYFINPTGRFVIGGPQGDAGLTGRKIIVDTYGGYARHGGGAFSGKDATKVDRSAAYAARYVAKNIVAAGLADSCEVQLAYAIGVAQPVSISIDTFGTGKASEEKLIEVVRANFDLRPAGIIKMLDLRRPIYKQTAAYGHFGRHDLDLPWEKTDKADTLRKEALGQ; encoded by the coding sequence ATGAGTCAAAATCGTCGTTTATTTACTTCAGAATCAGTGACGGAAGGACATCCAGATAAAATCTGTGATCAAATTTCAGACAGCATTTTGGATGAAATTTTAAAGAAAGATCCAAATGCACGTGTTGCCTGTGAAACTTCTGTCACAACAGGTCTCGTATTAGTAAGCGGTGAAATTACAACGTCTACTTATGTCGATATTCCAAAGACGGTGCGTGACACGATTAAGGAAATTGGCTACACACGTGCGAAATATGGATTTGATGCGGAAACATGCGCGGTTCTTACTTCAATTGATGAACAGTCAGCTGATATTGCGCAAGGTGTAGACAAAGCGCTTGAAGCACGTGAAGGAACAATGACTGAAGAAGAAATTGATGCCATTGGTGCGGGTGACCAAGGGTTGATGTTTGGTTTTGCAAACAACGAAACAGAAGAGCTTATGCCGCTGCCGATTTCTCTTGCGCATAAATTATCTCGTCGTTTAACAGAAGTACGCAAGAATGAAACACTTGCCTACCTTCGCCCAGACGGAAAAACTCAAGTAACAGTTGAATATGATGAACAAAACAAACCAGTTCGTATTGATACAGTGGTTATCTCTACACAGCATGCACCAGAAGTGACGCTTGAACAAATTCAAAGCGACTTAAAAGAGCATGTCATCCGCCCTGTCGTTCCAAGTGAACTGATCGATGAAGACACAAAATACTTCATCAACCCAACAGGCCGTTTCGTCATCGGTGGACCTCAAGGGGATGCTGGTTTAACTGGACGTAAAATCATCGTTGATACGTATGGCGGCTATGCTCGTCATGGCGGCGGTGCTTTCTCTGGGAAGGATGCAACGAAGGTTGACCGTTCTGCAGCATATGCGGCTCGTTATGTAGCGAAAAACATCGTAGCTGCTGGCCTAGCAGATTCTTGTGAAGTGCAACTTGCTTATGCAATTGGTGTTGCACAGCCTGTATCGATTTCAATTGATACATTCGGAACAGGAAAAGCTTCTGAAGAAAAATTAATTGAAGTGGTTCGTGCGAACTTTGATCTTCGTCCAGCGGGTATTATTAAAATGCTTGACCTGCGTCGTCCGATCTACAAACAAACAGCTGCATACGGACATTTCGGCCGTCATGATTTAGATCTTCCGTGGGAAAAAACGGATAAAGCCGATACACTTCGTAAAGAAGCATTAGGACAATAA